A region of the Thermodesulfobacteriota bacterium genome:
AGGTTTCTTTCGGGGTAGAGAAGATATTGCAGAACGTCGCCGCTTTTTTTGAGGTTATATTACGGTTAAAGCCTGCCAGTAGTAAGGGGACTTATGTGCAGAGCATAGGCATTTCTACAACTATGGGCCCGGGGGTCAATATCGACCCGCTCCAGATTAAGGCCTTGGTCAAGTAGGCCCTGAAATGCGCTGATGATTAAAAATTGATGAGGTTGTAAAAGGTCTGAAAAGGCTACCTTCTGTCATCCTTGCGGAAGCCGTCAAAAATTGCAATATAAAAGTAAGTGGTCAAAGACAGTAGGCACACGTTTACGGTACGTGTTTAATTGAGCGATTCAACCTACCGAGACAACTTGTTTCGTGCCTCTGGCTTTGACAGAATTAACTGTCATAAGGAAAGGAGAGTGAATATTGAAGCGCGCTGAAAAAGAAGAAGCAGTAAAGGACCTGCATGCCAAGCTGGAACAGTCTCGGGCGACAGTGCTTGTAGACTATCGCGGTCTTAAGGTAGAGGCGCTGAACGCGCTCAGGTTACAATTGCGCAATTCCCGGGCTGAATATAAGGTCGTAAAGAATAACCTTACCAAGCTGGCCGCAGAAGGGACAGATGCGGCGGTCTTGCGCGACTATCTGACCGGGCCATGCGCCTTAGCCATCGGGTATGATGATCCGGTCACCATGGCTAAGGTTCTGACTGAGTTTGCCAAGAACAACCCAAACCTGGAGATCAGAGGCGGGGTATTGCAGGGCAAATTCATCAGCGAGGGTGATGTCAAATCGTTAGCAACCCTGCCGGGCCGTGAGGTGCTCCTGGGTAAGTTATTATCAGTATTGGTATCGCCTCCTACCGGGTTGGTGCAGGTTTTCAGTGGTATTATCCGGAAGTTTTTATACACACTAAAGGCTATCCAGGATCAAAAAACGGCCTCATCTTCATAAGGATGGGCCGGGTATTTATTAATATCTTATATAATTGTTTAGGGAGGATGTAAGGGAAATGGCTAATATTAATAAAGAAGATGTTATTACGTTCATATCTAACATGACGGTACTCGAGCTTTCCGAATTGGTTAAAGAGTTGGAAGATAAGTTCGGGGTTACCGCAGCCGCTCCTGTGGCTGTAGCCGCACCCGCAGCCGGTGGAGCAGCGGCTGCGCCGGCAGAAGAAAAGACGGAGTTCGACGTTATCCTGACTGGTTCCGGAGACAAGAAAATCCAGGTAATCAAGGAAGTACGTGCTATTACCGGCCTTGGACTTAAAGAGGCGAAGGACCTGGTAGAAGGTGCGCCTAAGCCCGTTAAAGAGAGCATACCTAAGGAAGAGGCTGAAAAGATTAAAAAGCAGTTAGAAGAGGCCGGAGGTACTGCAGAGATCAAATAAATGCAATTTAATAGAAAAATTGCCGGATAAAGTCATTTATTAGGTAGAGTAGGATGCCCCTTGAGCTCAAGGGGCATCCTTGCTTAATCTATTGGTTAGCGGCTTGCTTTTAAGGATCAATATACTAAGCCTGTGTTTATTCGGTTCCTTGCAGGGGGTAAACTGTAGGGCTAATTTCGAATGAACCAGGAAGAGAGAGGGAAGATGGGACAATCTTTTTCAGCTATGCAGAGAATAAGAAAGGATTTTGGTCGCATAGGCAGGGTTATTGATATACCTGATCTTATGGAGATGCAACGCAGGTCGTATGAGCGTTTTCTGCAAAAGGATGTGCCTCCCGAAAAAAGAGAAGACGTAGGACTGCAGGGAGTTTTCAAGAGTGTATTTCCTATAAAGGATTTTAGCGGCACTTCTTCACTGGAATTTGTCCAGTATGCATTTGGAGAACCCAAGTATAGTGTTGAAGAATGCCTGCAAAGGGATATGACCTATGAAGCGCCTTTAAAGATAACAGTAAGGCTTGTTTCTTATGATGTAGATAAGGATATCGGTACGCAGAGCATAAGGGATATAAAGGAGCAGGAGATTTATTTCGGCACCATTCCCCTTATGACCGCCCGCGGGACCTTCATAATCAATGGTACGGAAAGGGTTATCGTCAGTCAGTTACAACGCTCGCCGGGTATCTTTTTTGACCACGACCAAGGGAAGACACATTCGAGCGGGAAGGTTCTTTATTCGGCAAGAATAATTCCGATTCGTGGTTCCTGGGCCGATTTCGAATTCGATCACAAGGATATTCTCTATGTGCGTATCGACCGCCGCAGGAAGTTCCCGGTTACTGCCTTGCTCAAGGCGCTTGGCTATTCAACAGAGCAATTACTGGAGTATTTTTACCAGGCGGAGACCATTTTTATTGACCAAGGTGGTATTAAAAAACGTTTTGTCCCGGAATTGTTTATTGGGAAAAAGGCGGTACGAGACATTGTTGATCCAGAGACCAAGGAGGTAATCGTTAAGAAGAACCGTAAGATTACAAGGATGGCGGCCAATAAGATAGAAGATGCCAAAATAGAGACTATCCCTCTTGACTTTGAAGATATCAAGGGGTCAATCATGGCCCGCGATCTAATTGACCCGGCCACCGGAGAGGTTCTGATCTCATGTAATGAAGAAATTACCGAGGATAAGTTCCAGTTAATCAAAGAGAAAAATATCCCGGCGTTTGAAACTCTGTATATAGATGGAGTGAAGGTCGGCCCTTCCCTGCGCGATACCATGCTCTTGGACAGGGTTAACACCCCGGAAGAAGCCATAATGGACATCTATCGCCGACTCCGGCCCAGCAGCATACCCACTCCGGAGATAGCCAATACCTTTTTTAATTCTCTCTTTTTCAGCCCGGAAACTTATGACCTTTCCGATGTAGGACGCTATAAATTGAATCTCCGGCTTAAGATGGATAGTTCTGTTACGGACCGAACCCTGAGGAAGGAAGATATTCTGGAGGCCGTGCGCTATCTTATTAAACTTAAGGATACCCAGGGCCCGGTGGATGATATCGACCATCTTGGAAATCGCCGTGTTCGGGCGGTGGGTGAGCTGATTGAAAATCAATATCGCATCGGTTTAGTGCGTATGGAAAGGGCCATCAAGGAGCGTATGAGCCTTCAAGAGATTGAAGCCGCAATGCCGCATGATCTCATTAATCCCAAGCCGGTTTCTTCTGCCGTCAAGGAATTTTTTGGCACCAGTCAGCTTTCACAGTTTATGGATCAAAACAATCCGCTTTCTGAGATAACTCATGAAAGAAGACTAAGCGCCCTTGGCCCGGGCGGTCTTTCTCGTGAGCGCGCCGGGTTTGAGGTAAGGGACGTGCACCCGACCCATTATGGGCGGATATGCCCGGTCGAGACCCCGGAAGGGCCGAATATCGGCCTTATTGTTTCTCTCAGTACCTATGCCAAGGTAAACCATTATGGATTTATCGAGACGCCTTATCGTGAAGTAATGAATGGGGTCGTTACTAAGAAAGTTCGTTATCTTTCCGCCCTGGATGAGCAGGATCATGCTATCGCTCAGGCTAATGCGCCTATAGATGCAAAAGGTAATTTTTTGCGTGATATTGTCTCTGCCCGCCGCGATGGCGAGTTCGTTATGGTACGTCCGGAAGAAGTAACCTTTATGGACGTTTCGCCTAATCAGTTAGTAAGTGTCGCCGCTTCTCTAATCCCCTTTTTGGAGAATGACGACGCCAACAGGGCATTGATGGGGTCAAACATGCAGAGGCAGGCGGTGCCTCTTTTGAAGGCAGGCGCTCCGGTGATTGGCACCGGTCTCGAAGGTGTTGTGGCCCGGGATTCCGGAGCTACGGTAGTGGCCAGGGGCCATGGTTACGTGGAAGAAGTGGATGCCAATCGTATTGTAGTACGTTATGAAGATGAAGAGCATCCAAGACGATCAGCGGGAGTGGAGATTTACAGACTTATCAAGTTCCAGAAGTCAAATCAGAGCACCTGCATAAATCAAAAACCGATTGTGCACAAAGGAGATTTTGTACGCCCCGGTCAGATAATTGCGGATGGCCCGGCTACGGAAAAAGGCGAACTGGCATTGGGTAAGAACATAATGGTAGCCTTTATGCCCTGGGGTGGATGCAACTTTGAGGATTCTATACTGGTCAGCGAACGATTAGTAATGGACGATGTTTTTACGTCTATTCATATCGAACAGTTTGAGACGGTAGCCCGGGACACAAAATTGGGGAAAGAGGAGATTACCCGTGATATTCCTAACGTAGGCGAGGAGGCCCTTAAGGATTTAGATGAAAGCGGTATCGTTCGGGTTGGGGCCGAGGTGAAAGCGGGCGATATTCTGGTTGGTAAGGTGACGCCTAAGGGTGAGACGCAACTTTCGCCGGAAGAGAAACTCTTGCGGGCTATTTTTGGTGAAAAAGCGGGAGATGTAAAGGATACATCACTACGTGTACCTCCGGGTATCGAAGGCATTATTATTGATGCTAAAGTCTTTTCCAGGCGCGGTGTAGATAAAGATGAACGGGCCAGGTTTATCGAAGACGAAGAAGTTACCCGTCTTCGAAGGGATGAAGCTGACGAACTGGCTATTGTGGAAAAGAACACCAGACGCCGGCTGGAAAAGCTTATGGTGGGCAAAAAAGTAGCCGTTTCATTAAAAGATGCAAAAGGCAAGATCGCTGTTCGTAAGGGTGAAGAAGTTACTGCGGGTGCCCTGGCCAGGATACCCTTACACAAAATTCGTGACATAACTTTCCCTGAGAAGACCAAGATCGAGCCGGAAATAGAAAAGATTCTAGATAATCATGAGGAACAGGCAGCCCTTATCAAGATGGTTTTTGATGACAGGATTAACCGCTTTAAAAAGGGTGATGAGCTGCCTCCCGGCGTGATAAAAATGGTCAAGGTCTATGTGGCCACCAAACGAAAACTTTCCGTCGGCGATAAGATGGCCGGCCGCCATGGCAATAAGGGTGTGGTCTCAAGAATAATGCCGGTAGAGAATATGCCCTATTTTGAAGATGGAACACCTATGGATATTGTTTTAAATCCGCTTGGCGTTCCCTCACGTATGAACGTAGGCCAGGTTTTAGAAACCCATCTCGGATGGGCAGCAAAAGGGCTGGGAGAGCAGATAGGAAACTTGATTGATAATTGCCAGGTAGCGGCCCTGCGTAAAAAACTAAAGGCTATATTCTCTTCCGAACAATATAAAAAACTTTTCGGGAACATGACCGATGAAGAATTATTAAAGTTTGCTGAGGATTATAGGAACGGTGTGCATATGGCTACGCCGGTTTTCGACGGAGCGGAGGAATCGGACATAAGGGGATTATTAGCCGAGGCCGGTGTTTCGGAATCGGGCCAGGCCACCCTTTGTGACGGTCGAACGGGAGAGACATTTGACCAGAAGGTGACCGTTGGCATTATGTATATGCTGAAATTACATCATCTGGTTGATGACAAGATACACGCCCGTTGTACAGGCCCATATTCCCTGGTTACTCAACAGCCCTTGGGCGGCAAGGCCCAATTCGGCGGCCAGCGGCTTGGTGAAATGGAAGTCTGGGCCATGGAGGCCTATGGCGCTGCTTATTCCTTACAAGAGTTCCTTACGGTCAAGTCGGATGATGTGTCCGGACGGACGAGAATGTATGAGAAGATAGTTAAGGGTAACAATACCCTGGAAGCAGGTCTGCCCGAGTCATTTAATGTCCTGGTAAAAGAACTCCAGGGTTTAAGTTTAGATGTAGAATTAATAGAAAAAGAGTAGGCGATCAGCTCTCAGCCGTCAGCAACAAGCTAAAATAAACAATATGTTAAGCTGAACGCTGATAGCTGATGGCTGACCGCTCCTTGGGGTTTCCAGATGGGAACTAACTAAGAAAGTAAGAAATAAGGAGTAGAGATGGACGATCTATATAGTTATTTTGCCAGATCAAAAGATCCTTCAAACATTGACTTCGTGCGAATTTCTTTAGCCTCGCCGGATAAGGTTCGAGAGTGGTCGCATGGTGAAATCAAAAAACCGGAGACGATAAATTATCGTACATTTAAACCGGAGCGCGACGGTTTGTTTTGTGCCAAGATTTTCGGCCCGGCTAAAGATTATGAGTGTAACTGCGGCAAATATAAACGGATGAAGCATCGTGGAGTGGTATGTGAGAAATGCGGTGTGGAAGTTATACAGTCAAAAGTAAGACGGGAACGGATGGGTCACATTGAACTGGCTGCGCCGGTAGCGCATATATGGTTTTTAAAGAGCCTGCCCAGTAAGGTGGGTAACCTCCTCGATTTTACACTTAAAGAACTGGAGAAAGTTCTTTATTTTGAATCCTATGTGGTAACCGAGTCTTCCATAGATGCCTTGCCGGTAGGGACCTTGCTTTCAGAAGACCGGTACAGACAGGTTAAAGAAGAGTTTGGAACGCAAGTTAAGGCAGGTATCGGGGCGGAAGTTATTAAGTATATGCTTTCCAATCTGGATATAAACGCCCTGTCAGTGAGCTTGCGTGAGGAACTCCAGAAGACCAGTTCAGAAGCCAAGCGGAAAAAGCTGAGCAAGCGGCTACGGGTTGTGGAGGCCTTCAAGGATTCAGGCAACCGTCCGGAGTGGATGATCCTGGATGTGGTGCCGGTTTTACCGCCGGATTTAAGACCGTTGGTGCCCCTGGATGGCGGCCGGTTTGCCACTTCGGATTTAAACGATCTTTACCGACGGGTAATTAACCGCAATAATCGTTTAAAACGATTAAAGGAACTGGATGCCCCCGATATCATAATCCGCAATGAGAAAAGAATGCTCCAGGAAGCAGTTGATGTCCTGTTTGATAACGGGCGGCGGGGCAAAGTGGTGACCGGCCCGAACAAGAGGCCACTTAAGTCGTTAAGTGACATGTTGAAAGGCAAGCAGGGCCGATTCCGGCAAAATCTGCTGGGCAAACGAGTGGACTATTCCGGGCGTTCGGTTATCGTGGTCGGCCCTGATCTCCGATTGCATCAGTGCGGTTTGCCTAAAAAGATGGCCTTGGAACTTTTTAAACCCTTTATTTACAATCGATTGGAGCAGAAAGGTTATGTAACGACGATTAAAAGCGCCAAGAAAATGGTGGAGAAGGAAGTTCCGGAGGTATGGGACGCACTGGACGAAGTGGTGAGGGAATATCCGGTCCTCCTGAACCGGGCGCCTACGCTTCATCGTCTGGGTATACAGGCCTTTGAGCCGGTTCTGGTAGAAGGTAAGGCCATTCAACTTCATCCCTTGGTCTGTATGGCTTTTAATGCAGACTTCGACGGTGATCAGATGGCTGTTCATGTCCCCGTGTCTATTGAGGCTCAAATAGAGGCCCGGGTTCTGATGATGTCCACCAATAATATTCTTTCGCCGGCGCATGGCGAGCCGATTATTATTCCTACGCAGGATGTGGTGTTGGGGATATATTACATGACGCGTAGCCGGGCGCTGGCTAAGGGCGAAGGTAAGGCGTTTGCAGGGCCGGAAGAAGTTCAGATGGCCTATGATGCCGGTGCGGTCGATCTTCAAGCCCAGATTAAAGTGCGCTTAAATGGTAAGTTAGTAGATACGACGACGGGGCGGATATTACTTGGGGATATCTTACCGGAAGAAATCCCGTTTGATGTTATTAATCGCCCCATGAAGAAAAAGGAACTCGCCCAATTGATTGATAAGTGCTACCGGGGGGCGGGCATTAAAAAGACGGTCCTGTTAGCTGACCGCTTAAAAGATATGGGGTACAAATATGCTACCAAGGCGGGTATTTCCATTTCTATCGCGGACATGGTTATCCCGGCCAAGAAGGCGGGAATCTTAAATAAGGCCCAAAGTGAAGTGCATGCGGTAGAGAAACAATATACTGATGGTTTAATCACCGACGGAGAAAAATATAATAAGGTAATTGATATCTGGGCTAAGGCCACGGATGATGTAGCTGCGGAGATGATGCGGGGCATAGCCGTACAGCGCATAAAGGGCAAAGACGGTCGCACCATAGAGACGCCTAGTTTTAATCCCATATACATGATGGCTGATTCCGGCGCTCGGGGGAGCAAAGATCAGATCCGGCAGTTGGCGGGTATGAGGGGTCTTATGGCCAAGCCTTCCGGTGAAATAATCGAGACCCCGATCACGGCAAATTTCAGGGAAGGTCTTACTGTGCTACAATATTTTGTATCGACACACGGTGCACGTAAAGGTCTGGCCGATACCGCCTTGAAGACGGCTAATTCCGGTTACTTGACCCGGCGGCTGGTCGATGTAGCCCAGGACTGTACGATTACGGAGGAGGATTGCGGCACTATCGATGGTATCACTATGGAGCCGTTAATCGAGGGGGGCGAGATTATTCAGCGCGTTGGCGATCGTATTCTCGGCCGTGTGGTCCTCGAGGATATTAATGACCCGTTGACCGGTGAAATTCTGGTAAATGCCAATGAGGAGATTACAGAGTCCCACGTTCAGAAGATAGAGGATGCCGGTATTGAGCGGGTGAAAATCCGCTCTGTGCTTACCTGCCGTTCTAAACACGGGGTTTGTATCAAGTGTTACGGCCGTGATCTGGCGCGTGGAAAGATGGTCAACATCGGAGAGTCCATCGGTATTATTGCGGCACAGTCTATTGGTGAACCAGGAACGCAGCTTACCATGCGTACCTTCCATATCGGCGGTACGGCCAGCAGAAGGGTGGAGCAAGCCGAAATCCATGCCCGGAACGAAGGGCGGATAAAGTTTATTAACCTGCACACGGTTCGTAATGTAGCGGGTGGCCTGGTCGCTATGAATCGTAATGGTGAAATAGCTGTTGTAACTGAGGATGGACGGGAACGTGAGCGTTATCCGGTGACCTACGGGGCGCAGATCTACGCCGAGGACGGACAACCGGTCAACGCCAATGATCTCCTGGCGAATTGGGATCCTTATACCATCCCGATTTTGACCGATGTTTCCGGCCGGGTCAAATTTGGCGATATCGTAGAAGGCGTCACCATGCAGGAGAAGCTGGACCCCGTCACCGGTAAGGCCAGCAGGGTTGTTGTTGAATGTAAGGATTCCAGCGTTCGGCCGCGCGTTTCCATAAAGGATGAGAGCGGCAAGACCCTCAAGATCCCCGGTTCTACGTCTGAGGCCCGCTATCTTATGCCTATCGGCGCCATCGTTATGGTGGCGGAAGGCAACATGGTCAATGCGGGAGAGGTCATTGCGCGTATCCCCCGGGAAACAACAAAAACTAAAGATATCACCGGCGGCT
Encoded here:
- the rplJ gene encoding 50S ribosomal protein L10, which encodes MKRAEKEEAVKDLHAKLEQSRATVLVDYRGLKVEALNALRLQLRNSRAEYKVVKNNLTKLAAEGTDAAVLRDYLTGPCALAIGYDDPVTMAKVLTEFAKNNPNLEIRGGVLQGKFISEGDVKSLATLPGREVLLGKLLSVLVSPPTGLVQVFSGIIRKFLYTLKAIQDQKTASSS
- the rplL gene encoding 50S ribosomal protein L7/L12, translating into MANINKEDVITFISNMTVLELSELVKELEDKFGVTAAAPVAVAAPAAGGAAAAPAEEKTEFDVILTGSGDKKIQVIKEVRAITGLGLKEAKDLVEGAPKPVKESIPKEEAEKIKKQLEEAGGTAEIK
- the rpoB gene encoding DNA-directed RNA polymerase subunit beta, producing the protein MGQSFSAMQRIRKDFGRIGRVIDIPDLMEMQRRSYERFLQKDVPPEKREDVGLQGVFKSVFPIKDFSGTSSLEFVQYAFGEPKYSVEECLQRDMTYEAPLKITVRLVSYDVDKDIGTQSIRDIKEQEIYFGTIPLMTARGTFIINGTERVIVSQLQRSPGIFFDHDQGKTHSSGKVLYSARIIPIRGSWADFEFDHKDILYVRIDRRRKFPVTALLKALGYSTEQLLEYFYQAETIFIDQGGIKKRFVPELFIGKKAVRDIVDPETKEVIVKKNRKITRMAANKIEDAKIETIPLDFEDIKGSIMARDLIDPATGEVLISCNEEITEDKFQLIKEKNIPAFETLYIDGVKVGPSLRDTMLLDRVNTPEEAIMDIYRRLRPSSIPTPEIANTFFNSLFFSPETYDLSDVGRYKLNLRLKMDSSVTDRTLRKEDILEAVRYLIKLKDTQGPVDDIDHLGNRRVRAVGELIENQYRIGLVRMERAIKERMSLQEIEAAMPHDLINPKPVSSAVKEFFGTSQLSQFMDQNNPLSEITHERRLSALGPGGLSRERAGFEVRDVHPTHYGRICPVETPEGPNIGLIVSLSTYAKVNHYGFIETPYREVMNGVVTKKVRYLSALDEQDHAIAQANAPIDAKGNFLRDIVSARRDGEFVMVRPEEVTFMDVSPNQLVSVAASLIPFLENDDANRALMGSNMQRQAVPLLKAGAPVIGTGLEGVVARDSGATVVARGHGYVEEVDANRIVVRYEDEEHPRRSAGVEIYRLIKFQKSNQSTCINQKPIVHKGDFVRPGQIIADGPATEKGELALGKNIMVAFMPWGGCNFEDSILVSERLVMDDVFTSIHIEQFETVARDTKLGKEEITRDIPNVGEEALKDLDESGIVRVGAEVKAGDILVGKVTPKGETQLSPEEKLLRAIFGEKAGDVKDTSLRVPPGIEGIIIDAKVFSRRGVDKDERARFIEDEEVTRLRRDEADELAIVEKNTRRRLEKLMVGKKVAVSLKDAKGKIAVRKGEEVTAGALARIPLHKIRDITFPEKTKIEPEIEKILDNHEEQAALIKMVFDDRINRFKKGDELPPGVIKMVKVYVATKRKLSVGDKMAGRHGNKGVVSRIMPVENMPYFEDGTPMDIVLNPLGVPSRMNVGQVLETHLGWAAKGLGEQIGNLIDNCQVAALRKKLKAIFSSEQYKKLFGNMTDEELLKFAEDYRNGVHMATPVFDGAEESDIRGLLAEAGVSESGQATLCDGRTGETFDQKVTVGIMYMLKLHHLVDDKIHARCTGPYSLVTQQPLGGKAQFGGQRLGEMEVWAMEAYGAAYSLQEFLTVKSDDVSGRTRMYEKIVKGNNTLEAGLPESFNVLVKELQGLSLDVELIEKE
- the rpoC gene encoding DNA-directed RNA polymerase subunit beta', producing the protein MDDLYSYFARSKDPSNIDFVRISLASPDKVREWSHGEIKKPETINYRTFKPERDGLFCAKIFGPAKDYECNCGKYKRMKHRGVVCEKCGVEVIQSKVRRERMGHIELAAPVAHIWFLKSLPSKVGNLLDFTLKELEKVLYFESYVVTESSIDALPVGTLLSEDRYRQVKEEFGTQVKAGIGAEVIKYMLSNLDINALSVSLREELQKTSSEAKRKKLSKRLRVVEAFKDSGNRPEWMILDVVPVLPPDLRPLVPLDGGRFATSDLNDLYRRVINRNNRLKRLKELDAPDIIIRNEKRMLQEAVDVLFDNGRRGKVVTGPNKRPLKSLSDMLKGKQGRFRQNLLGKRVDYSGRSVIVVGPDLRLHQCGLPKKMALELFKPFIYNRLEQKGYVTTIKSAKKMVEKEVPEVWDALDEVVREYPVLLNRAPTLHRLGIQAFEPVLVEGKAIQLHPLVCMAFNADFDGDQMAVHVPVSIEAQIEARVLMMSTNNILSPAHGEPIIIPTQDVVLGIYYMTRSRALAKGEGKAFAGPEEVQMAYDAGAVDLQAQIKVRLNGKLVDTTTGRILLGDILPEEIPFDVINRPMKKKELAQLIDKCYRGAGIKKTVLLADRLKDMGYKYATKAGISISIADMVIPAKKAGILNKAQSEVHAVEKQYTDGLITDGEKYNKVIDIWAKATDDVAAEMMRGIAVQRIKGKDGRTIETPSFNPIYMMADSGARGSKDQIRQLAGMRGLMAKPSGEIIETPITANFREGLTVLQYFVSTHGARKGLADTALKTANSGYLTRRLVDVAQDCTITEEDCGTIDGITMEPLIEGGEIIQRVGDRILGRVVLEDINDPLTGEILVNANEEITESHVQKIEDAGIERVKIRSVLTCRSKHGVCIKCYGRDLARGKMVNIGESIGIIAAQSIGEPGTQLTMRTFHIGGTASRRVEQAEIHARNEGRIKFINLHTVRNVAGGLVAMNRNGEIAVVTEDGRERERYPVTYGAQIYAEDGQPVNANDLLANWDPYTIPILTDVSGRVKFGDIVEGVTMQEKLDPVTGKASRVVVECKDSSVRPRVSIKDESGKTLKIPGSTSEARYLMPIGAIVMVAEGNMVNAGEVIARIPRETTKTKDITGGLPRVAELFEVRKPKEFAVISEIDGVVSFGKDVKGKRRVVVKPDVGESKEYLVAKGKHISVHEGDFIRAGEALMDGSANPHDILRVLGIKELARYLVNEVQEVYRLQGVKINDKHIEAIVRQMLRRVKIKEVGDSSFMLGEQVERYLFEEENEKILARGGQPAVAEPLLLGITKASLSTESFISAASFQETTKVLTDAAIAGKVDYLRGLKENVIMGRLIPAGTGIVYYAEARKGD